The following are encoded in a window of Eschrichtius robustus isolate mEscRob2 chromosome 1, mEscRob2.pri, whole genome shotgun sequence genomic DNA:
- the ARHGAP21 gene encoding rho GTPase-activating protein 21 isoform X1 yields MMATRRTGLPEGDGDNKLKACGSPACEVSKSKDGKEQSETVSPSEDETFSWPGPKTVMLKRTSQGFGFTLRHFIVYPPESAIQFSYKDEENGNRGGKQRNRLEPMDTIFVKQVKEGGPAFAAGLCTGDRIIKVNGESVIGKTYSQVIALIQNSDTTLELSVMPKDEDILQVLQFTKDVTALAYSQDAYLKGNEAYSGNARNIPEPPLVCYPWLPPAPVQPPETAPPDSSTSKPQASPPVLTQPGRAYRMEIQVPPSPPEVAKSNTAVCVCSESVRTVIVPSEKVVDLLPNRSGHTVPSHRTEEVRYGRSEQTSFKTASRKTSPPSSIPTSHLIHQTGSRSLEPSGILLKSGHYSGHSEGLASSRSPAADSPPVSVNHYSPNSHQHIDWKNYKTYKEYIDNRRLHMGCRTIQERLDSLRAASQSTTDYNQVVLNRAALQIRRRSTSQDRVPQSVQIRQRSVSQERLEDSVLMKYCPRSASQGALTSPSISFSNHRTHSWDYIEGQGETLENVHSECPPPDVKGERKQTYKWSGFTEQDDRRGIYERHRQQEIHKSFRGSNFTVAPSVVNSENRRVSGRGVELVSQFKRIPADLKPLQPNRNFQTTCGMSQPRGISQDRSPLAKVRNNSLKAPTHVIKPPSSQNSFVSIKDQRPVNHLHQNSLLNQQTWLRTESAPDRQVDTGNPPSLSGASVKPTPPMSENAGTPDLELSATQRIQDLNLQEAEIQRSNAVDNKETVILREKPPSGRQTPQPLRHQSYILAVNDQEPGSDTTCWLPNDARREVHIKRMEERKASSTSPPSDSLASIPFIDEPTSPSIDHDIPHIPASAVISASTSQVPSIAAAPPSLTTSAPLIRRQLSHDQESVGPPSLDAQPSSKTERSKSYDEGLDDYREDAKLSFKHVSSLKGIKITDSQKSSEDSGSRKDSSSEVFSDAAKEGWLHFRPLVTDRGKRVGGSIRPWKQMYVVLRGHSLYLYKDKREQTTPSEEEQPISVNACLIDISYSETKRKNVFRLTTSDCECLFQAEDRDDMLAWIKSIQESSNLNEEDTGVTNRDLISRRIKEYNSLMSSKAEQLPKTPRQSLSIRQTLLGAKAEPRTQSPHSPKEESERKLLSKDDTSPPKDKGTWRKGIPSIMRKTFEKKPTATGTFGVRLDDCPPAHTNRYIPLIVDICCKLVEERGLEYTGIYRVPGNNAAISSMQEELNKGMADIDIQDDKWRDLNVISSLLKSFFRKLPEPLFTNDKYADFIEANRKEDPLDRLKTLKRLIHDLPEHHYETLKFLSAHLKTVAENSEKNKMEPRNLAIVFGPTLVRTSEDNMTHMVTHMPDQYKIVETLIQHHDWFFTEEGAEEPLTTVQEENTVDSQPVPNIDHLLTNIGRTGVSPGDVSDSATSDSTKSKGSWGSGKDQYSRDLLVSSIFAAASRKRKKPKEKAQPSSSEDELDNVFFKKENAEQGHNGIKEESKKESETPGRKQRTVACKENHAKKDGSAARADQRALRGESAEPPAPQGAKQSRSPTPSCRLAILKEGPRALAAQKASHPDETGPDSGALARFSTKKSTSPEARVGEFLVSVGTITADDPATSPAPSVTGLDSSRLSPEVQSVAESRGDDADDERSELVSEGRPVETDSESDFPVFPAALASERLLRGKLQEATKTSRRNSEGSEVSGTEGSLTPSLESRRLLFSSHKLIECDTLSRKKSARFKSDSATLGDAKNEKEAPSITKVFEVMKKGKSTGSLLTPPARSESEKQEPTWKTKIADRLKLRPKAPADDMFGVGTQKTNADPAKRKNIKRRHTLGGHRDATEISVLNFWRAQEQSGDRESELSAVTRLKPKCSAQDLSISDWLARERLRTSTADLSRGDAGDPQPQSLSTLDIPTTDPALSSQSHADSSPSTLASTNRPPLSTPPQSPDQINGESFQNTSQNASSAATAQPHQLSETPGSKAQFHPCL; encoded by the exons GCGTATTCTCAAGATGCCTACCTGAAGGGCAACGAAGCCTACAGCGGCAATGCCCGCAACATACCTGAACCTCCACTGGTCTGCTACCCCTGGCTGCCACCCGCCCCGGTGCAGCCCCCCGAAACAGCCCCTCCAGACTCCTCCACGAGCAAACCGCAGGCCAGTCCCCCAGTACTGACGCAGCCCGGCAGGGCCTACAGGATGGAAATACAAGTGCCTCCGTCACCACCAGAGGTGGCCAAGTCAAACACAGCAGTGTGTGTCTGCAGTGAAAGCGTAAGGACCGTCATTGTACCTTCTGAGAAGGTTGTAGATTTGTTACCTAATAGAAGCGGCCACACAGTTCCCTCCCACAGGACTGAGGAGGTGAGGTATGGCAGAAGCGAGCAGACCTCTTTCAAAACAGCATCAAGAAAGACATCGCCACCATCCTCCATTCCCACGTCCCATCTAATCCATCAGACCGGCTCCAGGTCGTTGGAACCTTCTGGCATTTTACTTAAATCAGGCCATTACAGTGGACACTCAGAAGGACTGGCAAGCAGCAGATCTCCAGCTGCGGATTCTCCTCCCGTATCTGTCAATCACTATTCTCCAAACTCCCATCAGCACATAGActggaaaaactataaaacttacaAAGAGTATATTGATAACCGGCGGTTGCACATGGGTTGTCGGACAATTCAAGAAAGATTAGATAGTTTAAGAGCAGCCTCGCAGAGCACAACAGATTATAACCAGGTGGTACTGAACCGCGCTGCCTTGCAGATACGACGTCGGAGCACCTCTCAGGACCGAGTGCCCCAGTCCGTTCAGATCCGGCAACGCAGCGTGTCTCAGGAGAGGCTGGAGGACTCGGTGTTAATGAAGTACTGTCCAAGGAGTGCATCTCAAGGAGCGCTGACCTCTCCTTCTATTAGTTTTAGTAACCACAGGACTCACTCGTGGGATTATATCGAGGGACAGGGTGAAACCTTAGAAAACGTCCATTCTGAATGTCCACCACCCGATGTAAAGGGAGAACGAAAGCAGACTTACAAGTGGAGTGGATTTACCGAACAGGATGATCGGCGAGGTATTTATGAAAGGCATAGGCAGCAAGAAATTCACAAATCTTTCCGGGGTTCCAATTTTACAGTGGCTCCGAGTGTTGTGAATTCCGAGAACAGGCGAGTGAGTGGCAGAGGGGTGGAATTGGTGTCTCAGTTTAAAAGAATTCCAGCAGATCTGAAACCACTGCAGCCCAACAGAAATTTTCAAACTACCTGCGGAATGTCCCAGCCTCGAGGTATTTCACAAGACAGGTCACCTCTTGCGAAAGTCCGAAATAATTCTCTGAAAGCACCTACGCACGTCATAAAACCACCCTCCAGCCAGAACTCGTTTGTTTCCATCAAGGACCAAAGACCAGTAAATCACTTGCATCAGAACAGTCTCTTGAATCAGCAGACATGGTTAAGGACTGAAAGTGCCCCCGATCGCCAAGTGGACACTGGGAACCCCCCCTCTCTATCTGGAGCCTCTGTTAAGCCCACCCCTCCGATGAGTGAGAACGCTGGCACTCCAGATTTGGAATTATCTGCCACTCAAAGGATTCAAGATTTAAATTTACAAGAGGCTGAAATTCAGCGATCAAATGCTGTAGATAATAAAGAAACTGTCATCCTAAGAGAAAAACCTCCATCTGGTCGCCAAACACCGCAGCCTTTAAGGCATCAGTCTTACATCTTGGCAGTGAATGACCAAGAACCAGGGTCAGACACCACTTGCTGGCTACCTAATGATGCTCGCCGAGAGGTCCATATAAAAAGGATGGAGGAGAGGAAGGCCTCAAGTACCAGTCCACCCAGTGATTCCTTGGCTTCCATCCCATTTATAG ATGAGCCGACTAGCCCCAGCATCGATCACGATATCCCACACATCCCCGCCTCTGCGGTCATCTCTGCTTCCACCTCCCAGGTACCCTCCATAGCAGCGGCCCCTCCCAGCCTCACAACTTCAGCTCCTTTAATTCGACGTCAGCTCTCCCATGACCAGG AATCTGTTGGACCTCCCAGCCTGGATGCCCAGCCCAGCTCAAAGACAGAACGATCAAAATCATACGACGAGGGCCTGGATGATTACAGAGAAGATGCAAAACT GTCCTTTAAGCATGTATCTAGCCTGAAGGGAATCAAG ATCACAGACAGCCAAAAGTCATCAGAAGATTCTGGATCCCGGAAAGATTCTTCCTCAGAGGTTTTCAGCGATGCTGCCAAGGAAGGGTGGCTTCATTTCAGGCCACTTGTCACCGATAGGGGCAAG CGAGTCGGTGGAAGTATTCGACCATGGAAGCAGATGTATGTTGTACTTCGGGGCCATTCGCTGTACCTGTACAAAGATAAACGAGAACAGACGACTCCGTCTGAAGAGGAACAGCCCATCAGTGTTAACGCTTGCTTAATAGACATCTCTTACAGCGAGACCAAGAGGAAAAATGTCTTTCGACTCACCACATCCGACTGCGAGTGCCTGTTTCAGGCTGAAGACAGGGACGACATGCTAGCCTGGATCAAGAGCATCCAGGAGAGCAGCAACTTAAATGAGGAG GACACTGGAGTTACTAACAGGGATCTGATTAGTCgaagaataaaagaatacaacAGTCTGATGAG CAGCAAAGCAGAGCAGTTGCCAAAGACCCCTCGCCAGAGTCTCAGCATCCGGCAGACTCTACTTGGTGCTAAAGCAGAGCCTCGGACTCAAAGTCCACACTCCCCCAAGGAAGAGTCAGAAAGGAAGCTTCTCAGTAAAG ATGACACTAGTCCCCCAAAAGACAAAGGCACATGGAGAAAAGGCATTCCAAGTATTATgagaaagacatttgaaaaaaagCCTACTGCTACAGGAACGTTCGGGGTCAGACTGGATGACTGCCCACCAGCTCATACTAATCGG TATATTCCATTAATAGTTGACATATGTTGCAAATTAGTTGAAGAAAGAGGTCTTGAATATACAGGTATTTATAGAGTTCCTGGAAACAATGCAGCAATCTCAAGTATGCAAGAGGAACTCAACAAGGGAATGGCTGATATTGATATACAAGACGAT AAATGGCGAGATTTGAATGTGATAAGCAGTTTACTAAAATCCTTCTTCAGAAAACTCCCTGAACCACTTTTCACAAATG ATAAATATGCCGACTTTATTGAAGCCAATCGTAAGGAAGATCCTCTAGATCgtctgaaaacattaaaaagacta ATTCATGATTTGCCCGAACATCATTATGAAACACTCAAGTTTCTTTCGGCTCATCTGAAGACAGTggcagaaaattcagaaaaaaataag ATGGAACCAAGAAACCTAGCCATAGTGTTTGGTCCAACTCTCGTGAGGACCTCTGAGGATAACATGACGCACATGGTCACTCACATGCCAGACCAGTACAAGATCGTAGAGACACTTATCCAGCAC catGACTGGTTTTTCACAGAAGAAGGTGCTGAAGAACCTCTT ACAACAGTGCAGGAGGAAAACACAGTAGACTCCCAGCCAGTGCCAAACATAGATCATTTACTCACCAACATTGGAAGGACAGGCGTCTCCCCTGGAGATGTATCAG ATTCAGCTACTAGTGACTCAACAAAATCTAAG GGTTCTTGGGGATCCGGAAAAGATCAGTATAGCAGGGACCTGCTTGTGTCGTCCATCTTCGCGGCCGCCAGTCGCAAgaggaaaaaaccaaaagaaaaagcaCAGCCCAGCAGCTCGGAAGACGAACTGGACAATgtgttttttaagaaagaaaacgcAGAGCAGGGTCACAACGGTATTAAAGAAGAGTCCAAAAAAGAGAGCGAGACACCGGGCAGGAAACAAAGGACCGTGGCTTGCAAAGAGAATCACGCGAAGAAAGACGGCAGCGCGGCCAGAGCTGATCAGCGAGCCCTGCGGGGGGAGAGCGCGGAGCCCCCGGCCCCCCAGGGCGCCAAGCAGAGCAGGTCGCCCACCCCGAGCTGTCGCCTGGCCATCCTGAAAGAGGGCCCCAGAGCCCTCGCGGCCCAGAAGGCCTCCCACCCGGACGAGACGGGGCCCGACTCCGGCGCCCTGGCGAGGTTTTCCACCAAGAAATCCACCAGCCCCGAAGCCAGAGTCGGCGAGTTTCTGGTCAGTGTCGGCACCATCACCGCCGACGACCCGGCGACGTCGCCCGCCCCCTCCGTGACCGGCCTCGACTCCAGCCGGCTGAGCCCCGAAGTGCAGTCGGTGGCCGAGAGCAGGGGCGACGACGCCGACGACGAGAGGAGCGAGCTGGTCAGTGAGGGGCGGCCGGTGGAGACGGACAGCGAGAGCGACTTCCCCGTCTTCCCCGCCGCGCTGGCCTCCGAGAGGCTCCTGCGAGGAAAGCTGCAAGAGGCCACAAAGACGAGCCGGCGGAACTCGGAAGGCAGCGAAGTCAGCGGCACGGAGGGGAGTTTAACGCCGAGTTTAGAGAGCCGGAGACTGCTCTTCAGTTCCCATAAGCTGATTGAGTGTGACACTCTGTCCAGGAAAAAATCCGCCAGATTCAAGTCAGACAGCGCGACTCTAGGAGATGCCAAGAATGAGAAGGAAGCCCCTTCCATCACGAAGGTGTTCGAGGtgatgaaaaaaggaaaatcaacgGGGAGTTTGCTGACACCACCAGCCAGAAGCGAATCCGAGAAACAGGAACCCACCTGGAAAACGAAAATAGCTGATCGGttaaaactgaggcccaaagcgCCGGCAGATGACATGTTTGGAGTAGGAACTCAAAAAACCAACGCCGATCCTGCCAAAAGGAAAAACATCAAACGCAGACACACGCTGGGAGGGCACAGGGATGCTACTGAAAtcagtgttttgaatttctgGAGAGCGCAGGAGCAGAGTGGGGACAGAGAATCCGAACTCTCAGCTGTGACTCGGTTGAAGCCCAAATGCTCAGCCCAGGACCTGTCCATCTCAGACTGGCTGGCCAGGGAGCGGCTACGCACCAGCACGGCCGACCTGAGCAGAGGGGACGCGGGGGACCCCCAGCCCCAGAGCCTTAGCACGTTAGACATACCCACCACGGACCCAGCCCTGTCTTCTCAGTCCCATGCAGAcagttctcccagcaccttgGCGTCAACTAACAGGCCCCCTCTTTCCACACCACCACAGTCACCTGACCAAATCAATGGAGAAAGCTTCCAGAACACGAGCCAAAACGCCAGTTCTGCAGCGACGGCCCAACCTCATCAACTGTCCGAAACCCCAGGCAGCAAAGCACAGTTCCATCCCTGTCTTTAA
- the ARHGAP21 gene encoding rho GTPase-activating protein 21 isoform X2 — MMATRRTGLPEGDGDNKLKACGSPACEVSKSKDGKEQSETVSPSEDETFSWPGPKTVMLKRTSQGFGFTLRHFIVYPPESAIQFSYKDEENGNRGGKQRNRLEPMDTIFVKQVKEGGPAFAAGLCTGDRIIKVNGESVIGKTYSQVIALIQNSDTTLELSVMPKDEDILQVLQFTKDVTALAYSQDAYLKGNEAYSGNARNIPEPPLVCYPWLPPAPVQPPETAPPDSSTSKPQASPPVLTQPGRAYRMEIQVPPSPPEVAKSNTAVCVCSESVRTVIVPSEKVVDLLPNRSGHTVPSHRTEEVRYGRSEQTSFKTASRKTSPPSSIPTSHLIHQTGSRSLEPSGILLKSGHYSGHSEGLASSRSPAADSPPVSVNHYSPNSHQHIDWKNYKTYKEYIDNRRLHMGCRTIQERLDSLRAASQSTTDYNQVVLNRAALQIRRRSTSQDRVPQSVQIRQRSVSQERLEDSVLMKYCPRSASQGALTSPSISFSNHRTHSWDYIEGQGETLENVHSECPPPDVKGERKQTYKWSGFTEQDDRRGIYERHRQQEIHKSFRGSNFTVAPSVVNSENRRVSGRGVELVSQFKRIPADLKPLQPNRNFQTTCGMSQPRGISQDRSPLAKVRNNSLKAPTHVIKPPSSQNSFVSIKDQRPVNHLHQNSLLNQQTWLRTESAPDRQVDTGNPPSLSGASVKPTPPMSENAGTPDLELSATQRIQDLNLQEAEIQRSNAVDNKETVILREKPPSGRQTPQPLRHQSYILAVNDQEPGSDTTCWLPNDARREVHIKRMEERKASSTSPPSDSLASIPFIDEPTSPSIDHDIPHIPASAVISASTSQVPSIAAAPPSLTTSAPLIRRQLSHDQESVGPPSLDAQPSSKTERSKSYDEGLDDYREDAKLSFKHVSSLKGIKITDSQKSSEDSGSRKDSSSEVFSDAAKEGWLHFRPLVTDRGKRVGGSIRPWKQMYVVLRGHSLYLYKDKREQTTPSEEEQPISVNACLIDISYSETKRKNVFRLTTSDCECLFQAEDRDDMLAWIKSIQESSNLNEEDTGVTNRDLISRRIKEYNSLMSKAEQLPKTPRQSLSIRQTLLGAKAEPRTQSPHSPKEESERKLLSKDDTSPPKDKGTWRKGIPSIMRKTFEKKPTATGTFGVRLDDCPPAHTNRYIPLIVDICCKLVEERGLEYTGIYRVPGNNAAISSMQEELNKGMADIDIQDDKWRDLNVISSLLKSFFRKLPEPLFTNDKYADFIEANRKEDPLDRLKTLKRLIHDLPEHHYETLKFLSAHLKTVAENSEKNKMEPRNLAIVFGPTLVRTSEDNMTHMVTHMPDQYKIVETLIQHHDWFFTEEGAEEPLTTVQEENTVDSQPVPNIDHLLTNIGRTGVSPGDVSDSATSDSTKSKGSWGSGKDQYSRDLLVSSIFAAASRKRKKPKEKAQPSSSEDELDNVFFKKENAEQGHNGIKEESKKESETPGRKQRTVACKENHAKKDGSAARADQRALRGESAEPPAPQGAKQSRSPTPSCRLAILKEGPRALAAQKASHPDETGPDSGALARFSTKKSTSPEARVGEFLVSVGTITADDPATSPAPSVTGLDSSRLSPEVQSVAESRGDDADDERSELVSEGRPVETDSESDFPVFPAALASERLLRGKLQEATKTSRRNSEGSEVSGTEGSLTPSLESRRLLFSSHKLIECDTLSRKKSARFKSDSATLGDAKNEKEAPSITKVFEVMKKGKSTGSLLTPPARSESEKQEPTWKTKIADRLKLRPKAPADDMFGVGTQKTNADPAKRKNIKRRHTLGGHRDATEISVLNFWRAQEQSGDRESELSAVTRLKPKCSAQDLSISDWLARERLRTSTADLSRGDAGDPQPQSLSTLDIPTTDPALSSQSHADSSPSTLASTNRPPLSTPPQSPDQINGESFQNTSQNASSAATAQPHQLSETPGSKAQFHPCL; from the exons GCGTATTCTCAAGATGCCTACCTGAAGGGCAACGAAGCCTACAGCGGCAATGCCCGCAACATACCTGAACCTCCACTGGTCTGCTACCCCTGGCTGCCACCCGCCCCGGTGCAGCCCCCCGAAACAGCCCCTCCAGACTCCTCCACGAGCAAACCGCAGGCCAGTCCCCCAGTACTGACGCAGCCCGGCAGGGCCTACAGGATGGAAATACAAGTGCCTCCGTCACCACCAGAGGTGGCCAAGTCAAACACAGCAGTGTGTGTCTGCAGTGAAAGCGTAAGGACCGTCATTGTACCTTCTGAGAAGGTTGTAGATTTGTTACCTAATAGAAGCGGCCACACAGTTCCCTCCCACAGGACTGAGGAGGTGAGGTATGGCAGAAGCGAGCAGACCTCTTTCAAAACAGCATCAAGAAAGACATCGCCACCATCCTCCATTCCCACGTCCCATCTAATCCATCAGACCGGCTCCAGGTCGTTGGAACCTTCTGGCATTTTACTTAAATCAGGCCATTACAGTGGACACTCAGAAGGACTGGCAAGCAGCAGATCTCCAGCTGCGGATTCTCCTCCCGTATCTGTCAATCACTATTCTCCAAACTCCCATCAGCACATAGActggaaaaactataaaacttacaAAGAGTATATTGATAACCGGCGGTTGCACATGGGTTGTCGGACAATTCAAGAAAGATTAGATAGTTTAAGAGCAGCCTCGCAGAGCACAACAGATTATAACCAGGTGGTACTGAACCGCGCTGCCTTGCAGATACGACGTCGGAGCACCTCTCAGGACCGAGTGCCCCAGTCCGTTCAGATCCGGCAACGCAGCGTGTCTCAGGAGAGGCTGGAGGACTCGGTGTTAATGAAGTACTGTCCAAGGAGTGCATCTCAAGGAGCGCTGACCTCTCCTTCTATTAGTTTTAGTAACCACAGGACTCACTCGTGGGATTATATCGAGGGACAGGGTGAAACCTTAGAAAACGTCCATTCTGAATGTCCACCACCCGATGTAAAGGGAGAACGAAAGCAGACTTACAAGTGGAGTGGATTTACCGAACAGGATGATCGGCGAGGTATTTATGAAAGGCATAGGCAGCAAGAAATTCACAAATCTTTCCGGGGTTCCAATTTTACAGTGGCTCCGAGTGTTGTGAATTCCGAGAACAGGCGAGTGAGTGGCAGAGGGGTGGAATTGGTGTCTCAGTTTAAAAGAATTCCAGCAGATCTGAAACCACTGCAGCCCAACAGAAATTTTCAAACTACCTGCGGAATGTCCCAGCCTCGAGGTATTTCACAAGACAGGTCACCTCTTGCGAAAGTCCGAAATAATTCTCTGAAAGCACCTACGCACGTCATAAAACCACCCTCCAGCCAGAACTCGTTTGTTTCCATCAAGGACCAAAGACCAGTAAATCACTTGCATCAGAACAGTCTCTTGAATCAGCAGACATGGTTAAGGACTGAAAGTGCCCCCGATCGCCAAGTGGACACTGGGAACCCCCCCTCTCTATCTGGAGCCTCTGTTAAGCCCACCCCTCCGATGAGTGAGAACGCTGGCACTCCAGATTTGGAATTATCTGCCACTCAAAGGATTCAAGATTTAAATTTACAAGAGGCTGAAATTCAGCGATCAAATGCTGTAGATAATAAAGAAACTGTCATCCTAAGAGAAAAACCTCCATCTGGTCGCCAAACACCGCAGCCTTTAAGGCATCAGTCTTACATCTTGGCAGTGAATGACCAAGAACCAGGGTCAGACACCACTTGCTGGCTACCTAATGATGCTCGCCGAGAGGTCCATATAAAAAGGATGGAGGAGAGGAAGGCCTCAAGTACCAGTCCACCCAGTGATTCCTTGGCTTCCATCCCATTTATAG ATGAGCCGACTAGCCCCAGCATCGATCACGATATCCCACACATCCCCGCCTCTGCGGTCATCTCTGCTTCCACCTCCCAGGTACCCTCCATAGCAGCGGCCCCTCCCAGCCTCACAACTTCAGCTCCTTTAATTCGACGTCAGCTCTCCCATGACCAGG AATCTGTTGGACCTCCCAGCCTGGATGCCCAGCCCAGCTCAAAGACAGAACGATCAAAATCATACGACGAGGGCCTGGATGATTACAGAGAAGATGCAAAACT GTCCTTTAAGCATGTATCTAGCCTGAAGGGAATCAAG ATCACAGACAGCCAAAAGTCATCAGAAGATTCTGGATCCCGGAAAGATTCTTCCTCAGAGGTTTTCAGCGATGCTGCCAAGGAAGGGTGGCTTCATTTCAGGCCACTTGTCACCGATAGGGGCAAG CGAGTCGGTGGAAGTATTCGACCATGGAAGCAGATGTATGTTGTACTTCGGGGCCATTCGCTGTACCTGTACAAAGATAAACGAGAACAGACGACTCCGTCTGAAGAGGAACAGCCCATCAGTGTTAACGCTTGCTTAATAGACATCTCTTACAGCGAGACCAAGAGGAAAAATGTCTTTCGACTCACCACATCCGACTGCGAGTGCCTGTTTCAGGCTGAAGACAGGGACGACATGCTAGCCTGGATCAAGAGCATCCAGGAGAGCAGCAACTTAAATGAGGAG GACACTGGAGTTACTAACAGGGATCTGATTAGTCgaagaataaaagaatacaacAGTCTGATGAG CAAAGCAGAGCAGTTGCCAAAGACCCCTCGCCAGAGTCTCAGCATCCGGCAGACTCTACTTGGTGCTAAAGCAGAGCCTCGGACTCAAAGTCCACACTCCCCCAAGGAAGAGTCAGAAAGGAAGCTTCTCAGTAAAG ATGACACTAGTCCCCCAAAAGACAAAGGCACATGGAGAAAAGGCATTCCAAGTATTATgagaaagacatttgaaaaaaagCCTACTGCTACAGGAACGTTCGGGGTCAGACTGGATGACTGCCCACCAGCTCATACTAATCGG TATATTCCATTAATAGTTGACATATGTTGCAAATTAGTTGAAGAAAGAGGTCTTGAATATACAGGTATTTATAGAGTTCCTGGAAACAATGCAGCAATCTCAAGTATGCAAGAGGAACTCAACAAGGGAATGGCTGATATTGATATACAAGACGAT AAATGGCGAGATTTGAATGTGATAAGCAGTTTACTAAAATCCTTCTTCAGAAAACTCCCTGAACCACTTTTCACAAATG ATAAATATGCCGACTTTATTGAAGCCAATCGTAAGGAAGATCCTCTAGATCgtctgaaaacattaaaaagacta ATTCATGATTTGCCCGAACATCATTATGAAACACTCAAGTTTCTTTCGGCTCATCTGAAGACAGTggcagaaaattcagaaaaaaataag ATGGAACCAAGAAACCTAGCCATAGTGTTTGGTCCAACTCTCGTGAGGACCTCTGAGGATAACATGACGCACATGGTCACTCACATGCCAGACCAGTACAAGATCGTAGAGACACTTATCCAGCAC catGACTGGTTTTTCACAGAAGAAGGTGCTGAAGAACCTCTT ACAACAGTGCAGGAGGAAAACACAGTAGACTCCCAGCCAGTGCCAAACATAGATCATTTACTCACCAACATTGGAAGGACAGGCGTCTCCCCTGGAGATGTATCAG ATTCAGCTACTAGTGACTCAACAAAATCTAAG GGTTCTTGGGGATCCGGAAAAGATCAGTATAGCAGGGACCTGCTTGTGTCGTCCATCTTCGCGGCCGCCAGTCGCAAgaggaaaaaaccaaaagaaaaagcaCAGCCCAGCAGCTCGGAAGACGAACTGGACAATgtgttttttaagaaagaaaacgcAGAGCAGGGTCACAACGGTATTAAAGAAGAGTCCAAAAAAGAGAGCGAGACACCGGGCAGGAAACAAAGGACCGTGGCTTGCAAAGAGAATCACGCGAAGAAAGACGGCAGCGCGGCCAGAGCTGATCAGCGAGCCCTGCGGGGGGAGAGCGCGGAGCCCCCGGCCCCCCAGGGCGCCAAGCAGAGCAGGTCGCCCACCCCGAGCTGTCGCCTGGCCATCCTGAAAGAGGGCCCCAGAGCCCTCGCGGCCCAGAAGGCCTCCCACCCGGACGAGACGGGGCCCGACTCCGGCGCCCTGGCGAGGTTTTCCACCAAGAAATCCACCAGCCCCGAAGCCAGAGTCGGCGAGTTTCTGGTCAGTGTCGGCACCATCACCGCCGACGACCCGGCGACGTCGCCCGCCCCCTCCGTGACCGGCCTCGACTCCAGCCGGCTGAGCCCCGAAGTGCAGTCGGTGGCCGAGAGCAGGGGCGACGACGCCGACGACGAGAGGAGCGAGCTGGTCAGTGAGGGGCGGCCGGTGGAGACGGACAGCGAGAGCGACTTCCCCGTCTTCCCCGCCGCGCTGGCCTCCGAGAGGCTCCTGCGAGGAAAGCTGCAAGAGGCCACAAAGACGAGCCGGCGGAACTCGGAAGGCAGCGAAGTCAGCGGCACGGAGGGGAGTTTAACGCCGAGTTTAGAGAGCCGGAGACTGCTCTTCAGTTCCCATAAGCTGATTGAGTGTGACACTCTGTCCAGGAAAAAATCCGCCAGATTCAAGTCAGACAGCGCGACTCTAGGAGATGCCAAGAATGAGAAGGAAGCCCCTTCCATCACGAAGGTGTTCGAGGtgatgaaaaaaggaaaatcaacgGGGAGTTTGCTGACACCACCAGCCAGAAGCGAATCCGAGAAACAGGAACCCACCTGGAAAACGAAAATAGCTGATCGGttaaaactgaggcccaaagcgCCGGCAGATGACATGTTTGGAGTAGGAACTCAAAAAACCAACGCCGATCCTGCCAAAAGGAAAAACATCAAACGCAGACACACGCTGGGAGGGCACAGGGATGCTACTGAAAtcagtgttttgaatttctgGAGAGCGCAGGAGCAGAGTGGGGACAGAGAATCCGAACTCTCAGCTGTGACTCGGTTGAAGCCCAAATGCTCAGCCCAGGACCTGTCCATCTCAGACTGGCTGGCCAGGGAGCGGCTACGCACCAGCACGGCCGACCTGAGCAGAGGGGACGCGGGGGACCCCCAGCCCCAGAGCCTTAGCACGTTAGACATACCCACCACGGACCCAGCCCTGTCTTCTCAGTCCCATGCAGAcagttctcccagcaccttgGCGTCAACTAACAGGCCCCCTCTTTCCACACCACCACAGTCACCTGACCAAATCAATGGAGAAAGCTTCCAGAACACGAGCCAAAACGCCAGTTCTGCAGCGACGGCCCAACCTCATCAACTGTCCGAAACCCCAGGCAGCAAAGCACAGTTCCATCCCTGTCTTTAA